The nucleotide sequence ATTGTGGTTTATGTATGTGATTAATCATCCATGTATATAAACATCCCTCTCCCCAAAGCCCATTCTCTCACCAACGATCACAGGAACGACCAGTTTTGGGGTGTACTCGCAGTGTGAAGCAGTGGGGATGTTGTTGCTttgtgcttcttcttcctctgctcttCCTTCACTCTGACCGTGTGCTACTCTGTAAAGTGCTCGCTGCAACTGTTCGACTCTTCGAGTCGTCGTGTGCATACTCGATGATGTCCAGAATACCCATCGCGATGCATTCTTGCAGCCGTCAACAAGCCCGCCATGCAAAGCAATCGAATGGATCAACACCAAACAAGATGTCATTTCTGTCTCCTTGCATTGGACGAGGCCATACAAGAAACACAGAAACCCTGTCGAATCATTTTCGTCATCATGTCAATTGTCCTCACTTAATGGACTCACTCTGCTTGAACAAACTGTAAAGATAAGATGAAGATTCATTGAATCATAGGGAACTGAAAGGCTGCGTAGGGGTCGAAAGGTATGTATCATCATCGGATGTCAAGAACCAATCCCATGGAGAAAAGAATGAAAGAGACAATCCAACAGAAGCGACCAATCATCTCGAGGGGAATGTTGTGTGTTGCAACTCTGCTTTTTGACTTTTGTCTCCACTCTTCTCGTGCGAAACTTTCCATCTGACACTGCCCTTGAACTGTTTCTTCAACACCACAAAGCTGTGTGCGCCAGGATGCAGATGAGTTTCGAGTAACTCATGTGGGGGACTCCTCCCCTGGGGGGGGTGGTGTCCGTGGGAGTTTCTGAACTCAACCTTATCCATAGTTCCTCTCTTCATGGCCGTCCATCTTCCTCGTCACAAGAGATGCAGACACATGTTGGCCTTGCAGCATCAAGCACCAAGAAAGCTACACTACTTGTAGATTAACAGATAGATGCCTGGCAGCACTCAGCTTCCCAGTTTAGCTTGGCTGTCCAAGAAAAGATAATCGAGTCAAAATCAAAACAAGAGAACAATATGCATCAAGCATACAGTTAAGAGGAGACACTGCGACTGCATCATGTTCAGGTCACGACAAGTATAGATTTCCTCCATATATGAACAAATTAGCCAAAAATATGGATTGTTGTTCCCTAGCAAAAGCTGAATGGAACCAATAGTCTCACTCCGGTAACACAAAATAATGGACCTACCGTGACATGAAGGTTCTTTTAATCGAGattacggaaaaaaaaaaaataactgaGATTTTGTAATGTTAACTAGAAAACAacgttaaattatttatttatttacactaTGCATCTATATTAACATATCCACCATCTGATTCACCCCTCGATACTTGTCGATGCTGATCAGGACAGTTCCTGCTTCCCACGGCCTTGTTTGAGTGCCGTTCGCCGTCCTCCTGAGTTGTCTCCTCTCACCTTCCTCGCAGACAAcgcaaagaaagagagagagagagagagagagaggagaaatcaGACTGCTTGCATTGACTTAGAGAGAGAAATTTACATCCATTAGCATACTATCATTAGCCTCTCAGTGTCGGAAGAAGTGCTTCAGAAATTGAAAACTAGATGATTAGCCTCCTCTTTTCTATATGACAGAATGAAATAGGCCGCCCACATCATCATTCTTAGTCTCTGCGTTCTTGGGCTAGTATGGTCTGCATTTATCAGCAATCTTACAACTTCGTGCAGAAAAATGGGTTGATTCGACATGATAACTCAGCAGCAAATGACCAGAAGCAGAGCAACATGATGTAGAATCCACGAGCCTTGATCAACCTAGAATGTGCCTTATGAGTTTGAGTTCTTTACATTGTGTAGAACAGAACATCCACTAACTTGTAAAGCCAGAATGCAGCTCAATCTCTTATTTTAAAGTGTTTCTATGGTATAAGCTGGAACAAGAAAGGCATCGTTCATCACATACCTTGTCATAATAGTGTGTGTTATGTACAAAGACACGATGGGGCCTGGTTGCCGAAGGCAGTGATGTAGGATACGATGACAGTAATGTCGTCAAGCTTGCCTCCGTAATATCTATAGCCAGCTTCTTGGGCAGCAGCCGAGAACGGGGTTTGCCTGTTCTTGTCCTGCGCTCGTTGGCGAGCTAATGCAGCTATCTTCTGAGCCATCACTTGAGGTCCCAGACCAGCCCTAATGCCGTGAACCACAACAGCTGTGATCTCACTGTTGTACAAGTTATCAAATAGTCCATCTGTTCCTGCAACGATCACATCACCTGATTCCACTGGGAAGCTGAATACCTGCTCATAAAAATTGACTTAAGAGGCAAATAACATCAAcaacaataatgataataataatttatgtaGTGCATCCATAAAGACTCCAGCAAGAATGATTTGCTAGCatatattgagaaaaaaaaagatttgcatatgatttttattgacttaaAAAATCTATGATAGGATCTCTGAAGATTTATCATGGtgagttttagaaaagaaaaatattatcactaattatattgatgttattaaagatatgtatgataatgtaggTACTAATGTTAGAACTATAGAGAGTGTGTCCAATGAGTTTCCTATTAGTATAGGATTACATTAAGGATCCACATTAAGTTTCTAtctttttcacattgataatggatgaacttaccAGTTATTCACATGATAGACCTCCCTAGTGTATGTTATTTGCTGATaatattgtcttagttgatgagagtctAAGTGGAATTGATTATAAACTTAAGCTATGAAAGCAATGCTTAGAAACCAAAGATTTTAGATTAAAGACTAAAACTGAATCTATGAGATGTAATTTTAGTAATTCTAAGAATAGATAGCATAATATAATTAAGTTGAATGAACAAAAAATTTCTTTAAGTAAAAGCCTTATGCATCTTAGATCAATTATTTAACAAGATAAATAGATTGATAAAGATATtgttcatagagtaaaaacaggATGTTTAAAATTATGAGGGGTGTTAGGAGTCTTGTGCGATCATCGAAtatctttgagattaaaagaaaaaatttataaaataattatgacATCAACAATGCTTAATGGATCAAAGTGTTCAATAATtaaaaaacatatacaaaaagtttgcattgccgagatgagaatgttgagatgaatGTGTAGTGTTACAACGAAACATAGGAAAAAAGATACTCTTATTTGCGAACAACTAAGTATTGCtttgatagaggataaaatgaaaaaaaaaaatttaagatgatatgagtATATGCTTAAGAGACGTCTGGATATGATAGtcagaagaggtgaaatgatCAAGGTTAGTGGTTTGAAGAGAGGCACACGAaaacctaaaaagactttaataaaaactataaataaagatttaaaaacTCTAAACTTAACATATAgctttttacagatctcaatgacGATAAAAAAATCCATATAACTGACCATAAATAGTTGTGATTTATGACTTTGTCGTTGTTGTATCCATAAAGACACTAGCAAGGACCCTTAAATGACAATAAAATGTGATTCATACTAGTCCAAGCACAAGCTAAAATCTAACATCACGGCTTGCCCATGGTTTGGCCTAAACCAACTTACTTATATCACTTCTTATAAATAAATGGTAATCAGTTGCTAGCAACATTATATTTCCACTGACTGTAAGATGAAGAAGACAAATTGTAACTTTATCATCCTTCCAAACACCTACAACCAAAGGGGACGAAAGGCCCCTTGGTTCCCACATTCATAACCTCTCCATTCCTGCTCCCTGAGAATCCACTCAAAATCATGTGGAACTCCATCGATTGGAATGAAGTCCAACATAGGTCAAGATCAATATTGATGGTTCCTCTCCTTTGCATGGTAGCGGCTTGGGATTCATCATCAGAGATCACGAAGGGATAGTGCAGGATTGCAAAACAATGTTATGTACATAACAAGACTGACTTACAATGTGAGGCCTTACAGGTTGACACCGATTCAACAATCCTCAAAGAAGTGCTGAACACTATCAGGATCCACCTTGGAGCATTGGTGTTATAGTTGTGGATATCAGAAACCTTCTCTTTCAACTGTTGTCATTCACTGTTGTACACTGTTTTCATGAATGTATTGAGCTGCAATCAAAGGTAGGATagataggtttttttttttggttacctGAATCTTTTCCCCCTGAATTATCTTCTATTTTGCACAATGACTTACATGCATCTTTTTGTAGATTTTAAGACCTTAATAGACTTCTTTTTGCAGTTAAAAAAAGAACAACGTACAACAGGTTACAAATGACTCTAAGACTAGCCATAGGCTCCAGTGCATATTTCTTCAAGAGTAGCACAAATGGTAATCAAAGTACATGCATCACCTCGTCAAGCCCAAATGAAGATTAATGAAAAAAGCACCACAAATGGTAGAGTCAAAAGTAAGACAAAAAATGCTAACCTGGGCAGCACTAGGTAGATCACTTGCATTGTTGCTCTCAAGTTGATAAGTGAAATTAAAATCATGTTGCTGCACTGGTGACCGGAAGATAGTGCATCCATCTCTAACAACTATGAAACCACTGTCACCAAGATTGACAGCACGAATGCCCTACAGGGACAATTGCAACAGAGGCAGGTTAGCAATAGTTACATATTCTAAGAAGCAGAAAACAAATATGTCAAGTTGCAACATGCATGAGAAAATTAAAATTGAAACAAGGATAAAGATTGCTTTGGATTATGTGAGTCAAGTTCAAGATAAGGACCTACGACCCATTTGGCCTTTGCTCCAGATCCAGTGAGGTGATTCCACCACCCTGGACATGCATCAAGACATCAAGTACTGATAAACTCTCAATGTATAAATCATCGCATAGCATATGGATCATGTGTGCTTGACTTACCAAGTTTAGATTGAGAAGTTACAGAAGAACTTACTGTTTAGGACAGAACATATATATTCTATTTTAGGAATCCATAGGCTGGGCACAAAGCATCAGATCAACCACAATAAAAGGTACGgaaaagagaaaggaaaaaattttcacaaaccaaaataagtgtccttaaaatttttatcaaaaaTTTCTGGAACATTTTACTCCGCTCTATAGTCTAAACACAGCTCATTAAGTACATAATCAGATGATGAAGAAAGACGAAGGGAAGCAAGATAACTAATCCCTCTAGCCTCCTTATGCACATTTCTGCCCTTTCATCCTCCTTCCCTCCAAGCATGTTTGGCTCTTATAATTGATTCCTTCTAATGCCAAACCTCCTGGACAACAGACAAAAAAGCCTCTTTGTCCAAGACAAGGAAGGTCATAACTTTTTCATCTCTTGAAGAGGGTTGTAACCGAGCCAAGCTTTGTGCTGCTCAAGCTTGAATCAATGGGAGCTGATAAAAACATTTATTTTGGCAAATGTTAGATTCAATGCCACAACCTTCTATTAAGGTTCAAGTCCTTTACTAGATAAGCTAgtcaataaatatataaaatttgtatTTAGTATATTTGGGAGTTTATGGAACAATTAAGTGACAACATTATGAATATATTAACTATGTATAGACAAGCCTCCTTTCACAAGCCCATAAACAAGCTTGTTCAAGAGTCAATCATTGGGCTCAAGTTTGGTTCATCAACCTTCCTGATAGCTCATAAATGGCTTGAAAACCCTACTCCTAACAGGTCACTTATTCATGGTATAGAAGTTAATGCTTGAATCAAAGACCCAAGATACCACAACTGGAATTCAATGCTGAATAGCTGATCTAGTGGACAAACAGAAAGCAAGTTAACAATTACTTAAAAGAAGTATCACTTAACTATTATTTGAAAGAAGTATCGCTATGCCTTTTCTTTAAGTGGAATAAGTGATACTAAGAAGAAAAGACTTGTTCGATAATTAAACTTTAAGAATGCTTCTCAAGAAAGCACAGCTAGAAGACAGATTTTGAAGAATGAGGCTGATGTTAATCTTTATATGCACAAACAACATCAGATAAGCTCATATCAAACTCTGATCATCTTAGAAGTGCCTTTGAGGTATGCCACTAGTTGCTAAAGAGTTTGAAAGAAAAAAGTTAAGTACCTTTTTCAAACAAAACTGCACTAGAATTTTATTTTGATAGCATATGAACCACCAAACATCCATTACAACACTAGTCAAGCCTAAAACTCAAAGCAAGTCTAGAGAAACAACTTAAAAGAGAGAAATAAAATATATACTTCAAATCTACCTAAGCAGAAAAAGGTTGGCTTGCTGATTTTATGCAGGCTGAGTTTAAGTCAAGTCTTGAACTTCATTAGCTGGATTGACATTTCATACCATTCTGGCACCCAATGTGATTTGAAAGGACAGATCAAATACTTCAAAGCATATGCCAATATCTGACTCATCAGGTAACATAGCTTCCAGGTTGTAGAACCATCAAAGATTACAATGAATTCAGCCAACATTATGTGGGATCTAGTTTTACAATGACACTGCCCATAAACAGCAAGCTCTCAAAAAGAAAAGCTATAGATGGAGCCAAGCCTTTCATGGCTAATCAACCTGTTGCTAAGCAATAACATATTTAACAAGGCAAATGTCTTGTCGATTATTAAGATGCACCTAAAATTTTTTATCTATGGAAAAAGGAGATCAGTCTAAAAGAAGTACATTATATCTTCTACCTACCATAGTTTCACAACTGTGATGGCATAGATACATTGGAATACAGGCTTCTAGTAATTATATACTATAAAAGTCATTCTTCCTATACTTTAATGCATCTAGGCTTAAACAAAATGAACAATGAACTAAGGGCAGTATGGTAGGGCAAGTAATATCTTACCAATTAAGTCATTGACATTCTCAAATAAAGAAGCACATAAGTTCaggaaaaatatcaaaaattggAAAACACCAATATAAACAAAAGATGGAAAAAGACCAGTGTCCTTTCCTAGAAACTTTACAAGAATTAGCAATACAAATATGAAGTTAATAAAGATGGTTCCTTTTGCAAGTAGAATGATCCTTTTAAATGGTTTTCCCCAACAAATTATGAACTTTATGCTATACAATATCCTCTGTAAATTGGAGGATAAACTGGAAAGCACTACAAGGAAATGCATACAGTAATGCAAAAGGGGGATGGACCTGATCTGTGAGAGCAATAATGCAAGCTGTTGAAGATCCTTCAGCTTTGGTTCTTGTATAAGCTTTCTCTAACACCCTTAATGGATCAATGGACCCTTTGGACTCTTCTTCAATTGCATCTACTGAATGTGACATAAGTGCTCTAGAATATTGGCCTGCATCAACCCCATGATTGGCCCACCCACCAACACCATCTGCTACACCAATGGCCTGCTCGTCCCATAAAAAATGAGCATCCTCACCACCAGTTTCCTCCTTATCTGGGTGTGGCAAATAACACGATCCAGAAAGTAGTTTCAATGCTCTGTTACTTGGCTTTTTCCTGTGTCATACAGCCAAAGTTATCCTCCCGGTAGGCCAACCACAAATAGTATCATCCATAATTAACAAACTTTAACatgtgaaaaaaagaaagatcatCCAAGAACTTTGCAACAAGAGACATGTCAAGTTATTGAAAACCAACAAGAAAGATGGGCAGAAGCATACTGGTCAGACTCAGATGAAGGATTATCAAGTTGCTCTTCACGTGGAGACTGATCAAGAGACAGGACAGGAGCTGCTCCAGTAGTACATGATGTGAAGAATAATGAAAATAACTCAATCCCACCCTGTGCAAAAAAATTACAAGACAAGCTTTTCCCAATTGTCTCGGACAAGAACTGATTGTAAACCAAATAAGAGCCCAAAACTTCTTTACATCTCAGAGTCTTGCATACTCTTTTCCAGTAATCGAGACTTCTATTGGGGAAAAAAGCATCAGCTCTCAAGAAAGAACCACGTGTATCCCGACTATCGTGGCGGACAGCCCATGTAGCTCCACCAGGTAAAGAAGTGCAAGTGGATGTCACATCCCTCTCAAAATGGATAAATGACCTCTGAGGGAACACGGAAACCAGGCTACCAATGTTATGTATACGCGATTGACAAGATGAACCAGCCAAAGAAGGAAAAGGAACCGATCGGGACAGTTTTCCGACAATAGACTGTGATGATGTATAGCGATCGATAATTGGAAAGGTTTGAACGCTGTCAACAAGACTGGAGAATGAATGTGACTGAAACAAGCCCGTCTGGCCTTCTCGAAAAAGAAGTTCTACGGAGAATCGAAGTAGTTTGTTGCTTGAGATACGTGTAGCTGGCATCTTCCAacctcaagaaaagaaaaagcttGTATCCTCTACTAACAGGATCGCAactcccaaagcaacttaaaatgACGAATCTCGCGGCTCATTTTCCATCAAGAGATCCTGAAAAGGAAATCGTTATTTGCACGACTTGATCCCtcacaagaagaaaaataattcGGACGTCAAACACTGAAGTCGATGAAGAGCAAATCGAAGTTTCCAGATTCCATACGAAAAAGATCCCGCAGAACCCAAAGGAAGAAAGGAGACCGCACAAACCCTAAAAAACCACATCAGGCTCAAAGAAAACAAAAGCGGTGTCGAAGTGCAATCTCCAAACAAacaacgaagagagagagagagagagagagagagagagcataaaCCATACGAATCGAATCTTTTCGACGAAGTCCATGGGAATCAGTACGAGAAAGCAAGAAAGAACCTAAAGAAATCCAGAGGCGTACCTCGACCACAGATCgacaagaagagaaggaagagcgcAGCTCCCAGCGATTCCTGAGGAGAGAAGAAACCTTgaagggaggaggaggcggaggagagatGAGTATGGACCGCAAGAAGAAGGGCGTCGCTTTGGGTTTAGGCGTTGAAACCCGGATAGAGAGGCGGGTTTGTTGGGCTTCTTGGAGAGACGAACCGATCCCAAAGCCCAGTGAGTCAACAGTTCGACAAAGTCGGACTCAGGCCGTCCCAGTTTGGATCTACTTAAGGCGAGCCGCGGCTGAACAGCCCTGAGACCCACCTCGATATGCCACGTCACCCATGATTCCTCACACGGGCGGGCCTGGCATATCGCCCATGAAATCCGAaaaggatctctctctctctctctctgaacagTGATCGTGAGCATTTGATTACATGTCATGCAAGTATTGATTGCATCAGTAGGACATATATGATTTTGGGCAAGCTATAAGTAATAAACTAAATGATCTTCCAGTCAAATCTTCTCCTTGGCATGTGCCTTGAAACTCCAGTAGGTCTCAGATCACTTCATGCTGCATACATGAAGAAGGGGCATTTACTTTGGTTGATTTAGTACTTATTTTTCGGCTTAAACTGTTGTAGCAAGTGCACAATCACCAGTTACATGGCAACTCAACAACCTAGTTCATTTCATTTCTGATGCAGAAAACTTATTGACTCTTTTAAGTTTGAGATGGTGATGGTGAATCCTCATTAAAATAGGGATATGAATGGATACTGCATTTAAGATCAATGAGCCGATTGAGTGAGAATATGGATTTCTGGTGCAGTTTTGTAATTGAATGTCGAAGATGAGCTTGAAACCAagtagaattgcagtaggttggcCTTAAATGCACTGCTTGTTTGGTGATGATCTGCATGGAACAGACAAGGAGGAAGCTATTAGTTTCATTTAATGGCCAGTACTGATCAGGAAGTGACCTTATTTACTTGGGGTGCATGTATCTAATTTTTCTTAACAGTGTTGATTAATCTCAGAAACACATAAGTTTATGGGCAACAATGTAGTTTAGAACATCATTATCAACAAGAAtggtgtcatatatatatatgaacatcaTTACAAACACAGAAGTTTATgggcaacaatatatatatatatatatatatatatatatatagttcactTGTTCTTTAATCAGATTCAAGAGTAATAGTTCATAATGTATGTAACTGGCAATACTTCTTATCCCCATATCTTTCCTTTCTCTTTCCATCCTTCTTCCACCTATCACATTATTTTCTTCCTCTTATCCCTCATTGTTATCCATTCTTCTCCTCCCCTCACATTAAAGAGCCTCTCTGGCTTTCTGTAACAGAGCTAAAGAGTTACTGCAACATTGTCCTTGAGAACTTAGGTGTTCAGGATCATTTTAATCTATCTACACTTCTACCAGAGGCATCAAGAGCATTAAAAAAAACACAGAATTTGGAGCTTAATTCCTACTCCTGCTATTTTCACAAATATACACAAAAATCAGTGTTTTTTTATTAACAGGTGCTTCATATACCAGGTTGCATAACCACTTCATATTTCAAATATTGGATTTTCATTTCTTATTTGTTTAATATTTCATTTACTTGTGGACAAATTAAAAAGAATGACCAATGTAGAAGGATCAGGCTGTACTTAATCAAAGTTTGGATTGTAGCAGCAGCCCAATCATGCTGTCACTAACTTGTCTATTCACCTTGTGGATGTATTTGTTCTATCTATTTACCTAAGTTCTCTCCAGATTAATATATCCGGTAATAAAAGGTAAAAAATTTAAACATGATGATAACAGATACAACGTTGTCCGCTAAAACAGCAGAAAAATGTATTAAGAATCAGAAAACTTAAATGTAGAAGTTTTAGGTATAGCATGAGACCTGTTCCACATTCTGCCACTGACCAAGTCATGCCTGGTTGAATTGATTACAATTTTCGCTCTTGTTCCATTCAGTACCTGACATGGTGAACAGAAGTTGTCATTTCCTGCCTTGATAACCAGCAGAAACATGATGAGTATGCAAGGACAAAGATTCATGACATCTTCCTCCTGGAATTGGGAAAGGCAGAAACTGTGAGCTATATCTGGAGGAACAAGCTGCATTACTTGCCCGGAAGAAAGACGAATAACACTACACTTGTTTATTGCTGTTTCTGAAGGCATTGAAGAGACCGGTGCCCTGCATAAAGGCCAGCATTCACGCAGCTTAATTCGAGCAGATTGGCATAACGAGTATGGAATTTTCTACTCTTATCAAGTCAAGCACAGAAGAATCAGTGCGTAAACATGCCACTAATGCACATTTAAATTTGATCAGCAACTCTCTTGTATAATCTCTAACTAAAGAATCTTTAGCCAATTTTCTTAATAGCTCAAGTTGATTGTGATACCAGGGTGGAGGGAATAATCTTTATGATTCTTGTGAGTGAAATGAGtggaataaaaaagaagaaaaccatGTCTATTATCTGGTATAACTGCCACTAAATTGGGTTGGCTTACAAAAACCTACCATGCGTCGGTTGTAACATCATTCATAAATTCTCTCAGTAGATATAACATTATACATTAAATGGTTTCATGCCCGCCTCAATTTATTGTTGAGCCTGATTCGGGTGGAGATGCACAAAAAGCCCCAACACACCATATTTATTCTTTCCCTAATGCCTCGGCCAAATTTACTGCAAGCCTGGTGGTGAGGTTGTGCATAGTTCTTTTATGTCTCCCACCGTGGTGATGCGTTATTTGTTTGTGGATGAGAATTGGAATTGAGCATGCTCATGAATTAATGCTAACCAACAAGGTGCAGTTCATAATTGCGTGATGGTCATATGGTGCATGCAAGATTTCAAGACATCAGAAAAGCATGCATTTTTTGACTCACTGCAGGTTGGAGTGCAGTATCTGCATTCTTCTGTAAGGTTCAAGCTAGCTTCCAGCTCTGATGTCATGCTTGCTTCAGAAGTGATTGTTCAGCATGCATTTGTTCCCATCTATCACATATCTGCATTACAAAGACAAAAGTTTGACTGTAAGTAAATCCAGACTGCTGCTGCTTCAAGTTCCACAAGTGAAGTGAGCCATCCTACGGTGGATTTCACTATATATCATTCCACTAGTGTCCTAAGAAGCATATATGATAGCAGTATGCATGGCTCATTCTTTGATTATTGCAGGAAAAAGCCACTTAAATGGATAATTTAGTTGAAAGTTATGCTAACTCCTACTTACACCAAGTAAAGCTAGTTAGTGCAGAATGTGGACACTGATCAATGAAGTCATGTACAGGTGGTGAGAGTGGCAAAGAGTTAGACTTTGGTGGCATGAAATCATTTAGGGAGTTGTTTTAGATGGTGAGAACTTCAGCATTTAAAGCCACACTATTCAACTATTAATGCAAGGTCTGCCCTCCTTTTAAATAGGGTTGGATGAAGACATTTAAGAACACTCTTTAATATTTGCACCCTCTCCTGCACGATCCAATATATCAAAAGGATGTGAGAAGCTTCCATTTTCTGCTCATTCCCTCCCTCCcatcccttcctcttcttcctccccctccccaaagttctctctctctcatatttttctttctttttttgtagcAACCCATGCTTCTTTTGCTTTATGCATATGTAGATTCTTCACTAGGCTAGTTTTGGATGATCAAAGGGTTTCTACAAAGTT is from Musa acuminata AAA Group cultivar baxijiao chromosome BXJ3-8, Cavendish_Baxijiao_AAA, whole genome shotgun sequence and encodes:
- the LOC135645276 gene encoding probable protein phosphatase 2C 80 isoform X1, whose translation is MPATRISSNKLLRFSVELLFREGQTGLFQSHSFSSLVDSVQTFPIIDRYTSSQSIVGKLSRSVPFPSLAGSSCQSRIHNIGSLVSVFPQRSFIHFERDVTSTCTSLPGGATWAVRHDSRDTRGSFLRADAFFPNRSLDYWKRVCKTLRCKEVLGSYLVYNQFLSETIGKSLSCNFFAQGGIELFSLFFTSCTTGAAPVLSLDQSPREEQLDNPSSESDQKKPSNRALKLLSGSCYLPHPDKEETGGEDAHFLWDEQAIGVADGVGGWANHGVDAGQYSRALMSHSVDAIEEESKGSIDPLRVLEKAYTRTKAEGSSTACIIALTDQGIRAVNLGDSGFIVVRDGCTIFRSPVQQHDFNFTYQLESNNASDLPSAAQVFSFPVESGDVIVAGTDGLFDNLYNSEITAVVVHGIRAGLGPQVMAQKIAALARQRAQDKNRQTPFSAAAQEAGYRYYGGKLDDITVIVSYITAFGNQAPSCLCT
- the LOC135645276 gene encoding probable protein phosphatase 2C 55 isoform X2, which encodes MTCNQMLTITVQRERERDPFRISWAICQARPCEESWVTWHIEVGLRAVQPRLALSRSKLGRPESDFVELLTHWALGSVRLSKKPNKPASLSGFQRLNPKRRPSSCGPYSSLLRLLLPSRFLLSSGIAGSCALPSLLVDLWSRKKPSNRALKLLSGSCYLPHPDKEETGGEDAHFLWDEQAIGVADGVGGWANHGVDAGQYSRALMSHSVDAIEEESKGSIDPLRVLEKAYTRTKAEGSSTACIIALTDQGIRAVNLGDSGFIVVRDGCTIFRSPVQQHDFNFTYQLESNNASDLPSAAQVFSFPVESGDVIVAGTDGLFDNLYNSEITAVVVHGIRAGLGPQVMAQKIAALARQRAQDKNRQTPFSAAAQEAGYRYYGGKLDDITVIVSYITAFGNQAPSCLCT